One stretch of Desulfocurvus vexinensis DSM 17965 DNA includes these proteins:
- a CDS encoding 4Fe-4S dicluster domain-containing protein has product MKKHYAFLVDAERCIGCFSCAMACKNQYHQEPGVIWRQVYPLDEQIYPHRERAFLSLACNHCEHPTCLEVCPVQAYTKRDEDGVVIHDQDKCIGCGNCIRSCPFGAPRYNPVEKRAEKCSFCWQRLDAGLKPACVQSCPVEALQLIDLAEFDETGTVRFPPGFPRFPKLNPSVRFRTPKQPHVVRRNER; this is encoded by the coding sequence ATGAAGAAACACTATGCCTTCCTGGTTGACGCCGAGCGCTGCATCGGATGCTTCTCCTGCGCCATGGCGTGCAAGAACCAGTATCATCAGGAGCCCGGCGTGATCTGGCGCCAGGTCTACCCCCTGGACGAGCAGATCTATCCGCACCGGGAGCGGGCCTTCCTTTCCCTGGCCTGCAACCATTGCGAACACCCCACATGCCTGGAAGTCTGCCCCGTGCAGGCCTACACCAAGCGCGACGAGGACGGCGTGGTCATCCACGATCAGGACAAGTGCATCGGCTGCGGCAACTGCATCCGTTCCTGTCCCTTCGGCGCGCCCCGGTACAACCCCGTGGAGAAGCGCGCCGAGAAGTGCAGCTTCTGCTGGCAGCGCCTGGACGCCGGGCTCAAGCCCGCCTGCGTGCAGAGCTGTCCGGTGGAGGCGCTGCAACTGATCGACCTGGCCGAGTTCGACGAGACGGGCACCGTGCGCTTCCCGCCCGGATTCCCGCGCTTCCCCAAGCTGAATCCCTCCGTCCGCTTCCGGACGCCCAAGCAGCCCCATGTGGTGAGGAGGAACGAGCGATGA